A genomic window from Nosocomiicoccus massiliensis includes:
- a CDS encoding 2OG-Fe dioxygenase family protein yields MSELKTKGYKRYDYMKELYYEGIEKDFEILRDYFRNDLPEDDYAKGLNRYRRYSRALVLPTSQQIEWLPNIQKDGKEYAAYFQGKFNPEHPGDYREFAAIDDHILNNTLLQKIIMADYNETFWNEEDLIMPIHVGVHFVKLRVEHEDDVAVSSPNSLHQDGEPFTFAHLIERRNVEGGTNAIGIPEVRHKLPEETTDGELHEVFEITEPLESYGVADHMVSHYVSPITRGEKDEEGLRSVLLIDYQLTVVAEMEE; encoded by the coding sequence AAAAAGACTTTGAAATTCTTCGTGACTATTTCCGTAACGACTTACCTGAAGATGACTATGCGAAAGGATTAAACCGTTATAGACGTTATTCACGTGCACTCGTATTACCAACGAGTCAACAAATCGAATGGCTACCAAACATTCAAAAAGACGGTAAAGAATATGCAGCTTACTTCCAAGGTAAATTTAACCCAGAACACCCGGGTGATTACCGTGAATTCGCAGCAATTGATGATCATATTTTAAACAATACACTGCTTCAAAAAATCATTATGGCAGATTATAATGAGACGTTTTGGAATGAAGAAGATCTTATCATGCCAATCCACGTCGGTGTACATTTTGTAAAACTTCGCGTTGAACATGAAGACGACGTCGCGGTTTCATCACCAAACTCGTTACATCAAGACGGTGAGCCTTTTACATTTGCACACCTGATTGAAAGAAGAAACGTTGAAGGTGGAACGAATGCGATCGGAATCCCGGAAGTGCGTCATAAACTTCCAGAAGAAACAACAGACGGTGAACTACACGAAGTATTTGAAATTACAGAGCCGTTAGAATCATATGGGGTCGCAGACCACATGGTCAGCCATTACGTTAGTCCAATCACGCGTGGTGAGAAGGATGAAGAGGGTCTAAGATCGGTCCTTCTTATCGATTATCAACTGACAGTTGTCGCTGAAATGGAAGAATAA
- a CDS encoding sodium/glutamate symporter has product MTIQDFVIDFAFASILVLIGQFLRSNLKVFQKFFIPASVLAGFLGLIFGPNGLGWIPFSEAMGGYAGLLIILVFVVVGVNGFEFKRGSGEESQLKRILGYQIFKIIVWALQIFVPLVFTIFVLKKIWPGLNDGFGMLLHSGFYGGHGTAAAVGSTFADLGFEDAQDIAITFATFGILTGIFGGIFLINIAARKGQTAYMKDFKFIDGDMKTGLISFQNRRPFGQQTISSVSLDTLTYHGAFIIALTGMTIVLNRWLAEHVLAGIPDFTLGFILALIFFLLMRNTPVYDYIDKDVNTRISGSATDYLVVFGIASVKLDVVMSYAGPIILSLIVGWLLVFIIIWPLGKAYSKNDWFERSIFVYGYLTGVFAIGFVLYRIVDPDNISETIEDTAMTPATNIAEIVVWSLFPALLISGQWLIAAAIPFVILIGSVIATKVTGTWVFNVPDSERNVLKNQMK; this is encoded by the coding sequence ATGACGATTCAAGATTTTGTAATTGACTTTGCATTTGCATCTATCCTCGTCTTAATTGGACAGTTCCTCAGATCTAACTTAAAAGTATTCCAAAAGTTCTTCATACCTGCGAGTGTACTCGCTGGATTTTTAGGGCTAATATTTGGTCCAAACGGGCTTGGTTGGATACCATTTTCTGAGGCAATGGGTGGTTATGCTGGACTTTTAATCATTTTAGTATTCGTAGTCGTTGGAGTTAACGGTTTTGAATTTAAACGCGGGTCCGGTGAAGAATCACAACTTAAACGTATTCTCGGATATCAAATATTTAAAATTATCGTGTGGGCACTACAAATTTTCGTACCACTCGTATTTACAATTTTCGTTCTAAAGAAAATTTGGCCAGGGCTAAACGATGGCTTTGGAATGTTACTTCACTCTGGATTTTACGGTGGACACGGAACAGCGGCAGCTGTCGGTTCAACGTTTGCAGATTTAGGGTTTGAAGATGCACAAGATATTGCGATCACATTCGCGACGTTCGGTATTTTAACAGGTATATTCGGAGGAATTTTTTTAATCAACATCGCAGCACGTAAAGGTCAGACAGCTTATATGAAAGACTTTAAGTTCATAGATGGAGATATGAAAACTGGACTGATTTCATTCCAAAACAGACGTCCATTCGGTCAGCAAACAATCTCATCTGTTTCGTTAGATACACTAACATATCACGGTGCATTTATCATCGCATTAACAGGGATGACAATCGTACTTAACAGATGGCTTGCAGAGCATGTATTAGCTGGAATTCCTGACTTTACGCTCGGATTCATCTTAGCGCTTATATTCTTCTTACTAATGAGAAATACACCAGTATATGATTACATCGACAAAGATGTGAATACGAGAATTTCTGGTTCCGCAACAGATTACCTCGTTGTTTTCGGTATAGCTTCAGTTAAACTAGATGTCGTTATGTCTTATGCTGGACCGATTATTTTATCACTTATCGTCGGTTGGTTACTTGTGTTCATTATCATTTGGCCACTCGGTAAGGCATACAGTAAAAATGATTGGTTCGAACGCTCAATTTTCGTATACGGTTATTTAACAGGAGTATTCGCAATCGGATTTGTATTATACAGAATTGTCGATCCTGACAACATCTCTGAAACAATTGAAGATACAGCGATGACACCAGCCACGAACATTGCCGAAATTGTCGTGTGGTCACTGTTCCCAGCACTACTAATTAGTGGGCAGTGGCTCATTGCAGCAGCAATTCCATTTGTAATTCTTATCGGAAGTGTTATCGCAACAAAAGTTACAGGCACATGGGTCTTTAACGTACCAGATAGCGAACGAAACGTATTAAAAAATCAAATGAAATAA
- a CDS encoding MFS transporter, whose amino-acid sequence MTKEGFWNKNLILYLLSRAFLAFGSNTYTFAVSFYIMYYTGSAIYSSINLIIFTLISLLFLPVAGVISDSRNKKSIIILGEALDPLILIGLLVYTYYFGFNLVALYITTALLTITGSFVGNAFQSAITALFNVDKVQKVYGYSSILTESASLLGPIIAGALIGIFSFEIMIMIFIVFNIIALSFDFNLKFKQQNQIEEKNEEISSIKQFFKDVSGGIQYIKESSILKMIIVYLFFINFVTTTISILPAKMLINILELNSTLVGFCYAALSSVGTILGGMIISTVKVFEKPLSIAKIFSILFAIIIALLPLPIYLELSDIGNTILISLLFILITLTVQFVNTPIMSYYQTTIDDSMKGRVFSLISVFSMMTMPIGFFIFGLLYDLELYFVVNIFAGVLTLIVTIFLLKTNIINEANDDYQLEIQKEK is encoded by the coding sequence ATGACTAAAGAAGGTTTTTGGAATAAAAACTTAATTTTATATTTACTCAGTCGCGCATTTCTTGCTTTTGGTAGTAACACTTATACATTTGCAGTATCGTTTTACATTATGTATTACACTGGTTCCGCTATATATTCGTCTATTAACTTAATAATTTTTACTCTTATATCACTATTATTCTTACCAGTAGCAGGTGTGATATCAGATTCTAGAAACAAGAAAAGTATAATTATCCTGGGTGAAGCACTTGATCCTCTTATATTAATAGGATTATTAGTCTATACATACTATTTTGGATTTAATTTAGTCGCTTTGTATATTACTACGGCACTACTGACGATTACAGGATCTTTTGTTGGGAATGCTTTTCAGTCAGCGATTACTGCATTATTTAATGTTGATAAAGTTCAAAAAGTATATGGATACTCGTCTATACTAACAGAATCTGCATCACTTTTAGGACCCATTATAGCAGGTGCTTTAATTGGAATTTTTTCATTTGAAATAATGATTATGATTTTTATTGTATTTAATATCATCGCATTAAGTTTTGACTTTAATTTAAAATTTAAACAACAGAATCAGATTGAGGAAAAAAACGAAGAAATTTCGAGTATAAAACAATTCTTCAAAGATGTTTCGGGTGGAATTCAATATATTAAAGAGAGTAGCATCCTTAAAATGATTATAGTCTATTTATTCTTTATAAACTTTGTTACGACAACAATTAGTATATTGCCTGCTAAGATGCTAATCAATATTTTAGAACTTAATTCAACTTTAGTAGGATTTTGTTATGCGGCATTATCATCTGTAGGTACTATTTTAGGTGGCATGATTATTAGTACGGTGAAAGTTTTTGAAAAGCCTTTGTCGATTGCTAAAATATTTAGCATATTATTTGCGATTATTATTGCTCTGTTACCTTTACCAATATATTTAGAGTTAAGTGATATAGGAAATACTATTTTGATTTCATTATTATTTATATTAATTACTTTAACTGTTCAATTTGTTAATACACCTATCATGAGTTACTATCAAACAACTATTGATGATTCTATGAAAGGGAGAGTATTTTCTTTAATTTCTGTCTTCTCTATGATGACAATGCCAATAGGCTTTTTCATATTTGGTTTGCTCTATGACTTGGAGTTATATTTTGTAGTCAATATATTTGCTGGGGTTTTAACATTAATTGTAACTATTTTTTTACTTAAAACTAATATTATTAATGAAGCGAACGATGATTATCAATTAGAGATACAAAAAGAAAAGTAG
- a CDS encoding MetQ/NlpA family ABC transporter substrate-binding protein, which produces MNKLHVLFLALISIVVLSACGNNEKVKIGVSGTDTTVWDFVAEKAKKEGIDIEIVSFNDYVQPNTALADGDIDANAFQTVAYFDEFIKERDLDLVPIATTNLAPMGIYSNKIKDLSELKEGDTIALPNDVSNQGRALMLLEEAGVIKLVDNYNGLDSIEDAIVENKKNIVFKEVAPAQIPRTLDDVTAGAINNGIASDAGFDIQNDSIFLEDDTATPYVNIIAVRAEDKDNETLNRIAELFQEDDTKQLILDTYGGSLIPTFIPLEDIGW; this is translated from the coding sequence ATGAATAAATTACATGTATTATTTTTAGCACTTATATCTATCGTTGTCCTTAGCGCATGTGGTAATAACGAAAAAGTGAAAATTGGAGTTAGTGGTACAGACACGACAGTTTGGGATTTTGTCGCTGAAAAAGCGAAAAAAGAAGGTATTGATATTGAAATCGTATCGTTTAATGACTACGTTCAACCAAACACTGCACTTGCTGACGGTGATATCGATGCGAACGCATTCCAAACAGTCGCTTACTTCGATGAGTTTATTAAAGAAAGAGATTTAGACTTAGTACCGATCGCAACGACTAACTTAGCACCAATGGGAATTTACTCTAACAAAATCAAAGATTTAAGTGAGTTAAAAGAAGGAGACACAATCGCATTACCAAACGACGTTTCAAACCAAGGTCGTGCGTTAATGCTTTTAGAAGAAGCGGGAGTTATTAAATTAGTCGATAACTATAACGGTTTAGATTCAATCGAAGATGCGATTGTTGAAAACAAGAAAAACATCGTATTTAAAGAAGTTGCGCCAGCTCAAATTCCAAGAACATTAGATGACGTTACAGCTGGAGCGATCAACAACGGAATCGCAAGTGACGCAGGTTTTGATATTCAAAACGATTCTATCTTCTTAGAAGATGACACAGCGACGCCTTACGTTAACATTATCGCAGTCCGTGCTGAAGATAAAGATAACGAAACACTGAATAGAATTGCTGAACTTTTCCAAGAAGATGATACGAAACAACTAATCTTAGATACTTATGGCGGTTCGTTAATTCCGACGTTCATTCCACTTGAAGATATCGGTTGGTAA
- a CDS encoding methionine ABC transporter permease encodes MLVSTDRILSALVETLQMVTISFVFSILLGIPLGVLLYVTRNGGILEEKITFTILSFVINILRSIPFIILLVAIIPFTRLIVGSSIGTAAAIVPMVVYAGPYVARLVESSLLEVDDGVLEAADAMGATPLQTIFRFVIPEALGSLILNFTIATIGLVGASAMAGTVGGGGIGDLAITYGYQRFDGMTMLVTVVILVVLVQGLQSLGNGLSRIVRRK; translated from the coding sequence ATGCTAGTGAGTACTGATCGAATTTTAAGTGCACTCGTTGAAACACTTCAAATGGTGACGATATCGTTTGTCTTTAGTATTTTACTTGGGATTCCACTTGGGGTGCTATTATACGTCACAAGGAATGGTGGAATTTTAGAAGAAAAAATAACATTCACTATACTTAGTTTCGTTATTAACATTTTAAGATCAATACCATTTATCATCTTACTCGTTGCAATTATACCGTTTACGAGACTCATCGTCGGAAGCTCAATTGGAACAGCTGCTGCGATTGTACCGATGGTCGTCTATGCAGGACCATATGTTGCGAGACTCGTAGAATCATCGCTACTAGAAGTAGATGACGGTGTGCTTGAAGCGGCAGATGCGATGGGCGCAACGCCTCTACAAACCATCTTTAGATTCGTTATCCCGGAAGCGTTAGGTTCACTCATCTTAAACTTCACAATCGCTACGATCGGTTTAGTCGGAGCATCAGCGATGGCTGGAACTGTTGGTGGTGGAGGAATTGGAGACTTAGCCATTACTTACGGTTATCAAAGATTTGATGGTATGACGATGTTAGTCACAGTAGTTATCCTCGTCGTTTTAGTTCAAGGATTACAGTCACTTGGAAATGGATTATCAAGAATAGTTAGAAGAAAGTAA